The following proteins come from a genomic window of Nostoc sp. ATCC 53789:
- the tkt gene encoding transketolase, translating to MTVATQSAKELSVEELAINSIRFLAIDAVEKAKSGHPGLPMGAAPMAFVLWDRFMKFNPKNPKWFNRDRFVLSAGHGSMLQYALLYLTGYDSVTIEDIKQFRQWGSKTPGHPENFETPGVEVTTGPLGQGIANGVGLAIAEAHLAAKFNKPDTKIVDHYTYVILGDGCNMEGISGEAASFAGHLGLGKLIALYDDNHISIDGSTDVAFTEDVSKRFEAYGWHVLHVEDGNTDLAAIAKAIEDAKAVTDKPSMIKVTTTIGYGSPNKQNTAGIHGAALGGDEIALTRKNLGWEYEPFDIPQEALNHTRKAVERGAGYETEWNKTFADYKAKYPQEAAEFERYISSKLPDGWDKVLPKYTPEDKGIPTRKHSENCLNKLATVLPELIGGSADLTHSNLTEIKGKGDFQKGHYENPNIHFGVREHAMGAICNGIALHTSGLIPYGATFLIFTDYMRAAIRLSALSQAGAIWVMTHDSIGQGEDGPTHQPIETLASLRAIPNLLVFRPADGNETSGAYKVAIEKAKQNAPSLLAFTRQNVPNLAGTSIEGVAKGGYTVVDSEGTPEIILIGTGSELSLAVGAAEKLKAEGKKVRVVSLPSWELFEAQDAAYKESVLPKAVTKRLSVEAASSFGWHKYVGTEGDCVSIDRFGASAPGNVCLEKFGFSVDNVLAKAKQLLG from the coding sequence ATGACTGTTGCAACCCAATCCGCCAAAGAATTGTCCGTCGAAGAACTGGCTATTAACTCGATCCGCTTCTTGGCTATTGATGCCGTAGAAAAGGCAAAATCGGGACACCCAGGACTACCAATGGGCGCGGCTCCGATGGCTTTTGTCCTCTGGGATCGCTTTATGAAGTTTAATCCCAAGAATCCCAAGTGGTTTAACCGCGATCGCTTTGTCTTGTCTGCCGGTCATGGCTCGATGTTGCAGTACGCCCTACTGTACCTGACAGGCTACGATAGCGTCACCATTGAAGATATCAAGCAATTCCGTCAATGGGGTTCTAAAACTCCTGGACACCCAGAAAACTTTGAAACCCCAGGCGTTGAAGTCACAACTGGCCCCTTGGGTCAAGGAATTGCTAATGGAGTTGGTTTAGCGATCGCAGAAGCGCACCTTGCCGCTAAATTTAACAAACCTGATACCAAAATTGTTGACCATTACACTTACGTAATTTTAGGTGATGGTTGCAACATGGAAGGTATTTCTGGTGAAGCTGCTTCTTTCGCAGGACACTTGGGATTAGGCAAACTCATCGCTCTGTACGACGACAACCACATTTCCATCGACGGTTCCACAGATGTAGCATTCACCGAAGATGTTTCCAAGCGGTTTGAAGCTTACGGTTGGCACGTTCTCCACGTTGAAGACGGCAATACCGATTTAGCAGCGATCGCCAAAGCAATTGAAGACGCTAAAGCTGTCACCGATAAACCATCAATGATTAAGGTGACAACCACCATTGGTTATGGTTCTCCCAACAAACAAAACACTGCTGGTATTCACGGTGCTGCTTTGGGTGGAGACGAAATAGCCTTGACTCGGAAAAATTTGGGTTGGGAATACGAGCCTTTTGATATTCCACAAGAAGCCCTCAACCACACACGCAAAGCAGTTGAACGCGGCGCAGGTTACGAAACCGAATGGAACAAAACATTTGCCGACTACAAAGCTAAGTATCCCCAAGAAGCGGCTGAGTTTGAACGCTACATTAGCAGCAAACTACCCGATGGTTGGGATAAAGTACTACCCAAATACACTCCAGAAGACAAAGGAATACCCACCCGCAAACATTCAGAAAACTGCCTCAACAAACTAGCGACGGTTTTACCTGAATTGATTGGTGGTTCGGCTGACTTAACCCACTCTAACTTGACCGAAATCAAGGGTAAGGGCGACTTCCAAAAAGGTCACTACGAAAACCCCAACATCCACTTTGGTGTGCGGGAACATGCTATGGGCGCAATCTGTAATGGTATCGCGCTGCACACTTCAGGATTAATTCCCTACGGTGCTACCTTCTTGATCTTCACAGATTACATGCGTGCTGCCATCCGCTTATCCGCCCTTTCTCAAGCTGGCGCGATTTGGGTGATGACTCACGACTCAATTGGACAAGGTGAAGATGGCCCCACACACCAACCCATTGAAACTCTGGCTTCCTTGAGAGCGATTCCTAATTTATTAGTGTTTCGTCCCGCAGACGGTAACGAAACCTCTGGTGCTTATAAAGTAGCGATCGAAAAAGCGAAGCAAAACGCTCCATCTCTATTGGCATTCACTCGTCAAAACGTCCCCAACTTGGCAGGTACATCAATTGAAGGCGTAGCGAAGGGTGGATACACCGTAGTAGATAGCGAAGGTACACCTGAAATCATCTTGATTGGTACTGGTTCAGAATTGAGCCTCGCCGTCGGCGCAGCCGAAAAACTCAAGGCTGAAGGTAAGAAAGTCCGTGTTGTCTCACTACCTTCATGGGAACTCTTTGAAGCACAGGATGCAGCTTATAAAGAGTCTGTTCTACCAAAAGCAGTCACCAAGCGTTTGTCTGTAGAAGCTGCTAGCAGTTTTGGTTGGCACAAATATGTTGGTACTGAAGGCGATTGCGTTAGTATCGATCGCTTTGGTGCTTCGGCTCCAGGCAATGTTTGTCTAGAGAAATTTGGCTTTAGCGTTGATAATGTGTTAGCTAAGGCTAAACAATTGTTGGGTTAA
- a CDS encoding serine hydrolase: MLLTHKENILKFSWLLPSFFSLFLFGSTVKAAAIANWHFDSNRNHLDFTTDENIQPKVQLLTNPTRLVIDLPGVKLGYPQTSQRVGLVIKDISIGQFNADTTRMVVTLAPNYTFDLAQVKLQEESLNHWSVQLPKPIQLTATRPNILEITPTQSSISPTVSDNSTLFAGVVPMHSPMKALEPQIKALMNRYSFLKTGMFFLDLDTGDYLDVGGDRVFPAASTIKLPILIAFFQDLDAGKVTLQENLTMRRDLVTNGSGTMQYERVGKKYTALETITKMITISDNTATNMIIDRLGGATKLNQRFHNWGLKDTVIRHLLADLRGTNTTSSQDMARVLALVVNNKLVSPQSREQALDILRHTTIHTLLPAGLGKGAVIANKTGDIGFLIGDAGFVSMPNGKRYLAAIFVTRPYKDTRGRDFIRQVSQLVYDYLNQTNPVAAIGSPNSATR; this comes from the coding sequence ATGCTCCTCACACACAAAGAAAACATTTTAAAATTTAGCTGGCTTCTACCCAGCTTCTTCAGCTTGTTCCTGTTTGGTTCCACTGTCAAAGCTGCTGCGATCGCTAATTGGCATTTTGATAGCAATCGTAATCATCTAGATTTTACGACAGACGAGAATATTCAACCCAAAGTACAATTACTTACCAATCCAACCCGTCTGGTAATTGATTTACCTGGAGTCAAACTAGGATATCCACAGACTAGTCAAAGAGTGGGGTTAGTAATTAAAGACATTAGCATCGGGCAGTTTAATGCAGATACTACCCGTATGGTCGTTACCTTAGCACCCAATTACACTTTTGACCTAGCACAGGTGAAGCTGCAAGAGGAATCTCTCAATCATTGGTCTGTGCAGTTACCCAAGCCGATACAATTGACTGCAACCCGGCCAAACATTTTAGAAATAACTCCGACTCAATCGAGTATTTCCCCAACAGTAAGTGATAATAGCACTCTATTTGCTGGCGTAGTTCCTATGCATTCACCGATGAAAGCGCTGGAACCGCAGATTAAAGCCTTGATGAATCGTTACAGCTTCCTGAAAACAGGAATGTTTTTCCTGGATTTGGATACTGGGGATTATTTGGATGTTGGGGGCGATCGCGTTTTCCCCGCAGCTAGTACGATTAAATTGCCAATTCTCATTGCCTTTTTCCAAGATTTGGATGCGGGTAAAGTCACCCTTCAGGAAAACCTGACTATGCGACGTGACTTAGTAACCAATGGTTCTGGAACTATGCAGTATGAGCGAGTTGGCAAGAAGTATACAGCTTTGGAAACCATCACTAAGATGATTACCATTAGTGACAATACCGCCACCAATATGATTATTGATCGCTTAGGTGGAGCTACGAAACTAAATCAGCGCTTCCATAACTGGGGACTGAAAGACACAGTAATTCGGCATCTTTTGGCTGACTTGAGAGGAACCAACACCACAAGTTCTCAAGATATGGCGCGAGTGCTGGCTTTAGTTGTGAATAACAAGCTAGTTTCTCCACAAAGTCGGGAGCAAGCTTTGGACATTCTGCGTCACACTACAATTCACACACTGCTTCCCGCAGGTTTGGGGAAAGGTGCAGTCATAGCCAACAAAACCGGAGATATCGGGTTTCTCATCGGTGATGCCGGATTTGTGAGTATGCCAAATGGAAAACGTTATTTAGCGGCTATCTTCGTCACACGTCCCTATAAGGACACTAGGGGGAGGGACTTTATCCGTCAAGTTTCCCAACTAGTTTACGATTATCTGAATCAGACAAATCCAGTCGCTGCGATTGGTTCGCCTAACAGTGCTACGAGATAG